A single Pan troglodytes isolate AG18354 chromosome X, NHGRI_mPanTro3-v2.0_pri, whole genome shotgun sequence DNA region contains:
- the LOC129138611 gene encoding rhox homeobox family member 2 → MEPPDQCSQYITSLLSPGVDEEKELQDMNAMVLSLTEEAEEEEEDAQPEPEQGTAAGEKLKSAGAQGGEEKDGGGEEKDGGGTEVPGHLWEGNLEGTSRSDGNVEDSDQSEKEPGQQDSRPQGAVGGLEPGNAFTPLQLQELERIFQCEQFPSEFLRGWLARSMNVTELAVQIWFENRRAKWERHQRASMARNMLPFMAVGQPVMVTAAEAIMAPLFISGMRDGYFWGHSHSSSLCFPMPPFPPPSLPLPPMLLPPMPPAGQAEFGPFPFVIVPSFTFPNV, encoded by the exons ATGGAGCCTCCGGACCAGTGTAGCCAGTATATCACCAGCTTGCTCAGCCCTGGAGTCGACGAGGAGAAAGAACTACAGG ATATGAATGCTATGGTGCTGTCGCTTACTGAAGAGGccgaagaggaggaagaggatgcaCAGCCTGAGCCTGAGCAAGGCACAGCAGCAGGAGAAAAGTTAAAGTCGGCAGGAGCCCAAGGCGGAGAAGAAAAAGATGGCGGCGGAGAAGAAAAAGATGGCGGCGGCACAGAAGTTCCTGGCCACCTATGGGAAGGAAACCTCGAGGGCACCAGCCGCAGCGATGGCAACGTTGAGGACAGCGACCAGAGCGAGAAGGAACCTGGGCAGCAGGATTCGCGCCCACAGGGCGCCGTCGGGGGGCTGGAGCCTGGCAACGCCTTCACCCCATTGCAGCTGCAGGAGCTGGAGCGCATTTTCCAATGCGAGCAGTTCCCCAGTGAGTTCCTGCG AGGGTGGCTGGCAAGAAGCATGAATGTGACTGAACTCGCAGTGCAG ATTTGGTTTGAGAATAGAAGAGCCAAATGGGAGAGACATCAGAGGGCATCAATGGCAAGAAACATGCTGCCCTTCATGGCAGTGGGCCAGCCTGTCATGGTAACCGCAGCTGAGGCCATAATGGCACCCTTGTTCATCAGCGGGATGAGAGATGGTTACTTCTGGGGCCACAGCCATTCCAGCAGCCTGTGTTTCCCCATGCCACCCTTTCCTCCTCcgtccttgccccttccacccaTGCTTCTTCCACCTATGCCACCCGCTGGCCAGGCTGAATTTGGCCCATTCCCTTTTGTTATCGTGCCTTCTTTCACATTCCCCAATGTCTAA